In Cydia fagiglandana chromosome 16, ilCydFagi1.1, whole genome shotgun sequence, the following are encoded in one genomic region:
- the LOC134671895 gene encoding uncharacterized protein LOC134671895 isoform X2 has product MSGKFYTLREMKSIVDYLTVNNLYGETRGRKMWMDYANSNSTQRTWQSLKETFLKRILPDITNPYYRLDPDQILSFKRGMNLTQKDKRLELRPVNTSKNNGANDENDQPSTSKKNTEENATGEDTQCSKIVHNRASTETLILDTCYQTAEDMQSDLESANEDQNEDKANKSKPALKSVRDFIEYTEPLTPMLQEVLDDFATDEDCSDAERPMQIDENYVAQDEISDAPENPTSSQSILKPNKTQITAKITTAGEKVSEKQAGNVNHGKNITEDPVVVPDDTVLSQLEDVMVLVDEALAQDIDKELSRNIESQNKEASSNQSIPMTDSLLPNNQEAIKNHTTPEVPSPTLSPHDDGERGNRKKESQVNDKQSNSKSNLMSDQEPEQKGSDGLITIDSNEEKANNKDTANDIHTSKNPECPKKPSLKDDKVHEIHSDSSTGIKDVDPQVDNPCLKSVSLYEQLSATKYSDSDSNNKENANDQRETQAQNAAETKTNKDPRSDGTKVNEDQSNEKANKKQTQDGVILLNSRTTSESVDDSDIHHKPLARSSLKIQKDKKLASVFGFSNGGVSKSRRLNGRKRTTSHRNEQSDSSGWTSTSDSEYVSPPHGRRNRYARKYLKPRAARIMSLEEEGGLFVMLGKKVYPLVKDGKLVKNYVTFLPESDPEEDESYWKSKYIEERKRTDVLKKKLGHKSNGVLDKEEKESSISVSSVTSPLTENRTRLPPSRQESVQGNELTRRYSGVIEKPVNKETLKIKFTKNDQEVQLEGHWQHINPVLAQVVSILHKDAEKKADTVTCVELSSGNTTPITPTVIPTEAPMDTGVRDKVNELESAIFKEIEEKDKKDDEIQEVVVQKEDKETSVPADNLGVNDTVPENAEVQSNITQRKKRGRPKKQVSPAVDAAAAQSPAKKPKKSVELSKVVEEVKAQDVNNTPTAERQTRTPRKLLNGVTPKAKASRKSLAKPQPEVPVENAPTPVIEENEDEVRYKFPSPEPEQQTTKANTNKTSPKKLLPNIASPESLSHHSANSSQGYQDSDTSPFNINFRRKRRLSISTLSIKGRKMKRKQRSKSYPLIKHLFSESDSSCSITFKSGRKEESTINSEVYRSDSYQFLMPRSRTIEILDKIEEANDNETDTLVNEIRNLRDEILKANDSINKSDPTSSSILSLPLSPELSFVENLSVNKSAIAEINDQPAINETESNNAQNTCNDKYLMSQVDVSMPLMNQDCDLQEKYRKHLMAAMSNLSDGPNSAGRNLSKDSSMRMSITSESILKTYSGINVESSDSLDRRLEQLLLESAQKPAANEEKMEVNTQVKKKGSRKRCSTPHKKTTIQNKKKINLEPVIVEESKAHCSRGGRRSCPPSVNIVYCEKNAPDNLEINIHDQRIDVTAVTKKPRIKKDIIKVKITKPKAKPQKKKKSPQKKQNVSRSSNTEGENESGVFLHGFEDSSELIHNHSETCLHIRDCMDQDGSDSVEYIDTTSKSIISLSSGSFVSENKENLGGNSMESGKTSPELYCDNAQCATNLREAKATEVPRADSGNTMYFTPFASRCNSALTEDLSDPPAPKPRTSKWYLLSDEESNTNYFDVQDDRPVYGANLQQIFPITCAVPDLSTITEMSEKSQKASLDAGEFRRETK; this is encoded by the exons gaaattttatacattgCGTGAAATGAAATCAATAGTGGATTACCTAACAGTAAATAATTTGTATGGTGAAACAAGGGGCCGTAAGATGTGGATGGACTATGCCAATTCTAAT TCAACACAAAGAACCTGGCAGAGCCTCAAAGAGACATTCTTAAAAAGAATCCTACCAGATATTACTAATCCTTATTACAGGCTAGACCCAGATCAGATTTTAAGCTTCAAGCGAGG gaTGAATCTTACACAAAAAGATAAAAGACTGGAATTGCGACCTGTGAACACTTCTAAAAACAATG GTGCAAATGATGAGAATGACCAGCCAAGTACtagcaaaaaaaatacagaagAAAATGCTACAGGTGAGGATACCCAATGTTCAAAAATAGTACACAACAGAGCATCCACTGAGACCCTTATACTTGATACATGTTACCAAACTGCTGAGGACATGCAAAGTGATCTCGAAAGTGCCAATGAAGATCAAAATGAAGATAAGGCAAACAAATCAAAACCGGCATTAAAGTCTGTTCGGGATTTCATAGAATATACAGAACCTTTGACACCTATGCTGCAAGAGGTTTTGGATGATTTTGCAACAGATGAAGATTGTTCTGATGCTGAACGACCCATGCAAATTGATGAAAATTATGTAGCTCAAGATGAAATATCAGATGCCCCAGAAAATCCCACTTCATCCCAGAGCATTCTGAAACCAAATAAAACTCAAATCACAGCCAAAATCACAACAGCTGGAGAAAAGGTTAGTGAAAAACAAGCAGGAAATGTAAATCATGGTAAAAATATTACTGAAGACCCTGTAGTGGTTCCTGATGACACAGTACTTTCTCAATTGGAGGATGTTATGGTGTTAGTTGATGAAGCTCTTGCACAAGACATAGATAAGGAGCTTAGCAGAAATATCGAAAGTCAAAATAAGGAAGCCAGTTCTAATCAGTCCATTCCAATGACTGACAGTTTACTTCCTAATAATCAAGAAGCTATTAAGAATCATACTACACCTGAAGTTCCATCGCCTACACTTTCACCACATGACGATGGTGAAAGAGGAAATAGGAAAAAGGAAAGCCAGGTTAATGATAAACAATCAAATTCAAAATCCAATTTGATGTCAGATCAAGAGCCAGAACAAAAAGGTTCTGATGGACTAATCACTATCGACTCTAATGAAGAAAAGGCGAATAACAAAGATACTGCAAATGACATACATACCTCTAAAAATCCAGAATGTCCTAAAAAGCCTTCTCTAAAAGATGACAAAGTTCATGAAATACATTCAGATAGTAGCACAGGCATTAAAGATGTAGATCCACAAGTTGATAACCCATGCCTGAAAAGTGTCAGTTTATATGAACAATTGTCTGCAACAAAATATAGTGATTCAGATTCAAATAATAAAGAAAACGCCAATGACCAGCGAGAAACGCAAGCGCAAAATGCTGCAGAAACAAAAACGAATAAAGATCCAAGGAGTGATGGAACTAAAGTAAACGAAGATCAAAGCAATGAAAAAGCTAACAAAAAACAAACACAGGATGGTGTTATTCTTCTTAACTCCCGTACCACCTCTGAAAGTGTTGATGACTCTGATATCCACCATAAACCTCTTGCCCGTTCATCTCTCAAAATTCAAAAGGATAAAAAATTAGCTAGCGTTTTCGGATTTTCTAATG GTGGTGTTTCCAAAAGCAGAAGATTGAATGGTCGCAAGAGAACTACCTCCCACCGTAATGAGCA ATCGGACTCGAGCGGTTGGACTTCAACTAGCGACAGCGAGTACGTGTCGCCTCCGCATGGCAGGAGGAACAGATATGCTAGGAAATATCT GAAACCGCGTGCAGCCCGGATAATGTCGCTCGAGGAGGAAGGGGGCTTGTTCGTCATGCTGGGGAAGAAGGTTTATCCGTTGGTCAAAGATGGCAAACTTGTCAAGAACTATGTTACTTTCCTGCCTGAGA GTGATCCCGAAGAAGATGAATCTTATTGGaaatccaaatatattgaaGAAAGAAAACGAACAGATGTATTAAAAAA AAAACTGGGACATAAGTCTAATGGCGTGCTAGATAAAGAAGAAAAGGAAAGTTCTATCTCGGTATCTTCTGTCACTTCACCCCT gaCCGAAAATCGTACAAGATTACCGCCAAGCCGACAAGAAAGTGTTCAAG GAAATGAATTAACGCGACGATATAGCGGGGTTATCGAAAAACCGGTCAAcaaagaaacattaaaaatcaaattcactaaaaatgatCAA GAAGTACAGCTAGAGGGACACTGGCAACACATAAACCCAGTTCTGGCGCAAGTGGTGTCCATCTTACACAAGGATGCGGAGAAGAAAGCTGACACGGTCACTTGTGTGGAGCTGTCGAGCGGAAACACCACACCCATCACCCCTACGGTTATACCTACTGAGGCGCCCATGGATACAG GAGTACGCGATAAAGTAAACGAGTTAGAATCagcaatatttaaagagatagaAGAGAAAGACAAGAAAGATGATGAAATACAGGAAGTTGTGGTACAAAAGGAAGACAAAGAAACAAGTGTGCCTGCTGACAATCTAGGAGTGAACGATACTGTTCCAGAAAATGCTGAAGTACAATCAAATATTACGCAaag GAAAAAACGAGGCAGACCTAAAAAACAGGTTTCACCAGCAGTTGATGCAGCAGCGGCACAGAGCCCGGctaaaaagccaaaaaaatctGTAGAGCTAAGTAAAGTCGTAGAGGAAGTAAAAGCTCAAGATGTTAACAACACACCGACTGCCGAGAGGCAAACAAGGACCCCTAGGAAACTCTTAAATG GCGTGACTCCAAAAGCCAAAGCAAGTAGGAAATCATTAGCAAAGCCACAGCCTGAGGTGCCTGTGGAAAATGCACCAACTCCAGTAATCGAAGAAAATGAGGACGAGGTGCGATACAAATTCCCGTCGCCGGAACCCGAACAACAGACCACCAAGGCTAATACAAACAAAACCTCTCCCAAGAAGCT CTTACCTAACATCGCATCACCCGAAAGCTTATCCCACCACTCAGCAAATAGCAGTCAAGGCTACCAAGACTCTGACACTAGCCCGTTTAACATAAACTTCAGAAGAAAAAGACGCCTAAGCATTTCCACCCTGTCTATAAAAGGCAGGAAAATGAAACGCAAACAAAGAAGCAAATCATATCCCCtgataaaacatttatttagtgAAAGCGATTCATCCTGTAGTATCACTTTCAAAAGTGGAAGAAAAGAAGAGTCGACCATCAACTCTGAGGTGTACAGATCGGATTCGTACCAATTCCTCATGCCTCGCTCGCGGACTATAGAGATACTGGATAAGATTGAAGAGGCGAATGATAACGAAACTGACACGCTAGTGAATGAAATTCGCAACCTTCGTGACGAGATTTTGAAAGCTAATGACTCAATAAATAAATCTGATCCAACCAGCTCCAGTATACTGTCTCTACCACTGTCCCCAGAACTGTCATTTGTTGAGAATTTATCAGTAAACAAAAGTGCTATTGCAGAAATAAATGATCAACCGGCAATCAATGAAACGGAGAGCAATAATGCGCAAAATACGTGCAATGATAAATATCTCATGTCTCAAGTAGACGTTTCTATGCCTCTCATGAACCAGGATTGCGATCTACAAGAAAAATACAGAAAGCATCTAATGGCCGCGATGAGTAATTTATCTGATGGGCCAAATTCTGCTGGACGGAATTTGTCAAAGGATTCTAGCATGAGAATGTCGATTACATCCGAATCTATCTTGAAAACTTATTCTGGCATCAACGTTGAGTCGTCAGACTCTCTAGACAGAAGACTGGAGCAACTACTTTTAGAGAGCGCTCAAAAACCTGCGGCTAATGAAGAAAAGATGGAAGTAAATACACAAGTAAAGAAAAAGGGTTCTAGAAAACGATGTTCAACGCCTCATAAGAAAACCACTATTCAAAATAAGAAGAAGATTAATCTAGAACCAGTTATTGTTGAAGAATCAAAAGCTCACTGTTCACGCGGTGGCAGGAGATCATGCCCGCCGTCTGTCAATATTGTTTACTGTGAAAAAAATGCACCAGACAACCTAGAAATCAATATACATGATCAAAGGATTGACGTCACTGCGGTTACCAAAAAGCCACGAATTAAAAAAGATATCATCAAAGTCAAAATAACAAAACCGAAAGCCAAGccgcaaaaaaagaaaaagtctCCTCAAAAGAAGCAGAATGTTAGCCGCAGTTCAAATACTGAAGGAGAGAACGAGTCTGGTGTGTTTTTGCACGGATTTGAAGACAGTAGCGAGCTCATACACAACCATTCAGAGACTTGCCTTCACATCCGAGACTGTATGGACCAAGACGGCTCCGACAGTGTAGAGTACATAGACACTACATCGAAATCTATAATTTCTTTGAGTTCGGGCTCTTTCGTTTCCGAGAATAAAGAGAATTTGGGTGGAAACTCAATGGAAAGTGGGAAAACATCACCTGAGCTGTATTGTGACAACGCTCAGTGTGCTACGAATCTGCGTGAGG CTAAAGCAACAGAGGTGCCACGCGCAGACAGCGGCAACACGATGTATTTCACCCCGTTCGCGAGCCGATGCAACAGCGCTCTCACCGAAGACCTGTCAGATCCGCCCGCCCCCAAGCCTCGCACTTCCAAATGGTATCTCCTCAGCGATGAAGAAAGTAACACCAACTATTTTGATGTGCAGGATGACAGGCCTGTCTATGGCGCTAATTTGCAACAGATATTCCCTATTACCTGTGCCGTCCCAGACTTATCCACCATTACGGAGATGTCGGAGAAAAGCCAAAAAGCAAGTTTGGACGCTGGGGAATTTAGGCGGGAGACAAAGtga
- the LOC134671895 gene encoding uncharacterized protein LOC134671895 isoform X1, translating to MSGKFYTLREMKSIVDYLTVNNLYGETRGRKMWMDYANSNSTQRTWQSLKETFLKRILPDITNPYYRLDPDQILSFKRGMNLTQKDKRLELRPVNTSKNNGANDENDQPSTSKKNTEENATGEDTQCSKIVHNRASTETLILDTCYQTAEDMQSDLESANEDQNEDKANKSKPALKSVRDFIEYTEPLTPMLQEVLDDFATDEDCSDAERPMQIDENYVAQDEISDAPENPTSSQSILKPNKTQITAKITTAGEKVSEKQAGNVNHGKNITEDPVVVPDDTVLSQLEDVMVLVDEALAQDIDKELSRNIESQNKEASSNQSIPMTDSLLPNNQEAIKNHTTPEVPSPTLSPHDDGERGNRKKESQVNDKQSNSKSNLMSDQEPEQKGSDGLITIDSNEEKANNKDTANDIHTSKNPECPKKPSLKDDKVHEIHSDSSTGIKDVDPQVDNPCLKSVSLYEQLSATKYSDSDSNNKENANDQRETQAQNAAETKTNKDPRSDGTKVNEDQSNEKANKKQTQDGVILLNSRTTSESVDDSDIHHKPLARSSLKIQKDKKLASVFGFSNGGVSKSRRLNGRKRTTSHRNEQSDSSGWTSTSDSEYVSPPHGRRNRYARKYLKPRAARIMSLEEEGGLFVMLGKKVYPLVKDGKLVKNYVTFLPESDPEEDESYWKSKYIEERKRTDVLKKKLGHKSNGVLDKEEKESSISVSSVTSPLTENRTRLPPSRQESVQGNELTRRYSGVIEKPVNKETLKIKFTKNDQEVQLEGHWQHINPVLAQVVSILHKDAEKKADTVTCVELSSGNTTPITPTVIPAEAPMDTGVRDKVNELESAIFKEIEEKDKKDDEIQEVVVQKEDKETSVPADNLGVNDTVPENAEVQSNITQRKKRGRPKKQVSPAVDAAAAQSPAKKPKKSVELSKVVEEVKAQDVNNTPTAERQTRTPRKLLNGVTPKAKASRKSLAKPQPEVPVENAPTPVIEENEDEVRYKFPSPEPEQQTTKANTNKTSPKKLLPNIASPESLSHHSANSSQGYQDSDTSPFNINFRRKRRLSISTLSIKGRKMKRKQRSKSYPLIKHLFSESDSSCSITFKSGRKEESTINSEVYRSDSYQFLMPRSRTIEILDKIEEANDNETDTLVNEIRNLRDEILKANDSINKSDPTSSSILSLPLSPELSFVENLSVNKSAIAEINDQPAINETESNNAQNTCNDKYLMSQVDVSMPLMNQDCDLQEKYRKHLMAAMSNLSDGPNSAGRNLSKDSSMRMSITSESILKTYSGINVESSDSLDRRLEQLLLESAQKPAANEEKMEVNTQVKKKGSRKRCSTPHKKTTIQNKKKINLEPVIVEESKAHCSRGGRRSCPPSVNIVYCEKNAPDNLEINIHDQRIDVTAVTKKPRIKKDIIKVKITKPKAKPQKKKKSPQKKQNVSRSSNTEGENESGVFLHGFEDSSELIHNHSETCLHIRDCMDQDGSDSVEYIDTTSKSIISLSSGSFVSENKENLGGNSMESGKTSPELYCDNAQCATNLREAKATEVPRADSGNTMYFTPFASRCNSALTEDLSDPPAPKPRTSKWYLLSDEESNTNYFDVQDDRPVYGANLQQIFPITCAVPDLSTITEMSEKSQKASLDAGEFRRETK from the exons gaaattttatacattgCGTGAAATGAAATCAATAGTGGATTACCTAACAGTAAATAATTTGTATGGTGAAACAAGGGGCCGTAAGATGTGGATGGACTATGCCAATTCTAAT TCAACACAAAGAACCTGGCAGAGCCTCAAAGAGACATTCTTAAAAAGAATCCTACCAGATATTACTAATCCTTATTACAGGCTAGACCCAGATCAGATTTTAAGCTTCAAGCGAGG gaTGAATCTTACACAAAAAGATAAAAGACTGGAATTGCGACCTGTGAACACTTCTAAAAACAATG GTGCAAATGATGAGAATGACCAGCCAAGTACtagcaaaaaaaatacagaagAAAATGCTACAGGTGAGGATACCCAATGTTCAAAAATAGTACACAACAGAGCATCCACTGAGACCCTTATACTTGATACATGTTACCAAACTGCTGAGGACATGCAAAGTGATCTCGAAAGTGCCAATGAAGATCAAAATGAAGATAAGGCAAACAAATCAAAACCGGCATTAAAGTCTGTTCGGGATTTCATAGAATATACAGAACCTTTGACACCTATGCTGCAAGAGGTTTTGGATGATTTTGCAACAGATGAAGATTGTTCTGATGCTGAACGACCCATGCAAATTGATGAAAATTATGTAGCTCAAGATGAAATATCAGATGCCCCAGAAAATCCCACTTCATCCCAGAGCATTCTGAAACCAAATAAAACTCAAATCACAGCCAAAATCACAACAGCTGGAGAAAAGGTTAGTGAAAAACAAGCAGGAAATGTAAATCATGGTAAAAATATTACTGAAGACCCTGTAGTGGTTCCTGATGACACAGTACTTTCTCAATTGGAGGATGTTATGGTGTTAGTTGATGAAGCTCTTGCACAAGACATAGATAAGGAGCTTAGCAGAAATATCGAAAGTCAAAATAAGGAAGCCAGTTCTAATCAGTCCATTCCAATGACTGACAGTTTACTTCCTAATAATCAAGAAGCTATTAAGAATCATACTACACCTGAAGTTCCATCGCCTACACTTTCACCACATGACGATGGTGAAAGAGGAAATAGGAAAAAGGAAAGCCAGGTTAATGATAAACAATCAAATTCAAAATCCAATTTGATGTCAGATCAAGAGCCAGAACAAAAAGGTTCTGATGGACTAATCACTATCGACTCTAATGAAGAAAAGGCGAATAACAAAGATACTGCAAATGACATACATACCTCTAAAAATCCAGAATGTCCTAAAAAGCCTTCTCTAAAAGATGACAAAGTTCATGAAATACATTCAGATAGTAGCACAGGCATTAAAGATGTAGATCCACAAGTTGATAACCCATGCCTGAAAAGTGTCAGTTTATATGAACAATTGTCTGCAACAAAATATAGTGATTCAGATTCAAATAATAAAGAAAACGCCAATGACCAGCGAGAAACGCAAGCGCAAAATGCTGCAGAAACAAAAACGAATAAAGATCCAAGGAGTGATGGAACTAAAGTAAACGAAGATCAAAGCAATGAAAAAGCTAACAAAAAACAAACACAGGATGGTGTTATTCTTCTTAACTCCCGTACCACCTCTGAAAGTGTTGATGACTCTGATATCCACCATAAACCTCTTGCCCGTTCATCTCTCAAAATTCAAAAGGATAAAAAATTAGCTAGCGTTTTCGGATTTTCTAATG GTGGTGTTTCCAAAAGCAGAAGATTGAATGGTCGCAAGAGAACTACCTCCCACCGTAATGAGCA ATCGGACTCGAGCGGTTGGACTTCAACTAGCGACAGCGAGTACGTGTCGCCTCCGCATGGCAGGAGGAACAGATATGCTAGGAAATATCT GAAACCGCGTGCAGCCCGGATAATGTCGCTCGAGGAGGAAGGGGGCTTGTTCGTCATGCTGGGGAAGAAGGTTTATCCGTTGGTCAAAGATGGCAAACTTGTCAAGAACTATGTTACTTTCCTGCCTGAGA GTGATCCCGAAGAAGATGAATCTTATTGGaaatccaaatatattgaaGAAAGAAAACGAACAGATGTATTAAAAAA AAAACTGGGACATAAGTCTAATGGCGTGCTAGATAAAGAAGAAAAGGAAAGTTCTATCTCGGTATCTTCTGTCACTTCACCCCT gaCCGAAAATCGTACAAGATTACCGCCAAGCCGACAAGAAAGTGTTCAAG GAAATGAATTAACGCGACGATATAGCGGGGTTATCGAAAAACCGGTCAAcaaagaaacattaaaaatcaaattcactaaaaatgatCAA GAAGTACAGCTAGAGGGTCACTGGCAACACATAAACCCAGTTCTGGCGCAAGTGGTGTCCATCTTACACAAGGATGCGGAGAAGAAAGCTGACACGGTCACTTGTGTGGAGCTGTCGAGCGGAAACACCACACCCATCACCCCTACGGTTATACCAGCTGAGGCGCCTATGGATACGG GAGTACGCGATAAAGTAAACGAGTTAGAATCagcaatatttaaagagatagaAGAGAAAGACAAGAAAGATGATGAAATACAGGAAGTTGTGGTACAAAAGGAAGACAAAGAAACAAGTGTGCCTGCTGACAATCTAGGAGTGAACGATACTGTTCCAGAAAATGCTGAAGTACAATCAAATATTACGCAaag GAAAAAACGAGGCAGACCTAAAAAACAGGTTTCACCAGCAGTTGATGCAGCAGCGGCACAGAGCCCGGctaaaaagccaaaaaaatctGTAGAGCTAAGTAAAGTCGTAGAGGAAGTAAAAGCTCAAGATGTTAACAACACACCGACTGCCGAGAGGCAAACAAGGACCCCTAGGAAACTCTTAAATG GCGTGACTCCAAAAGCCAAAGCAAGTAGGAAATCATTAGCAAAGCCACAGCCTGAGGTGCCTGTGGAAAATGCACCAACTCCAGTAATCGAAGAAAATGAGGACGAGGTGCGATACAAATTCCCGTCGCCGGAACCCGAACAACAGACCACCAAGGCTAATACAAACAAAACCTCTCCCAAGAAGCT CTTACCTAACATCGCATCACCCGAAAGCTTATCCCACCACTCAGCAAATAGCAGTCAAGGCTACCAAGACTCTGACACTAGCCCGTTTAACATAAACTTCAGAAGAAAAAGACGCCTAAGCATTTCCACCCTGTCTATAAAAGGCAGGAAAATGAAACGCAAACAAAGAAGCAAATCATATCCCCtgataaaacatttatttagtgAAAGCGATTCATCCTGTAGTATCACTTTCAAAAGTGGAAGAAAAGAAGAGTCGACCATCAACTCTGAGGTGTACAGATCGGATTCGTACCAATTCCTCATGCCTCGCTCGCGGACTATAGAGATACTGGATAAGATTGAAGAGGCGAATGATAACGAAACTGACACGCTAGTGAATGAAATTCGCAACCTTCGTGACGAGATTTTGAAAGCTAATGACTCAATAAATAAATCTGATCCAACCAGCTCCAGTATACTGTCTCTACCACTGTCCCCAGAACTGTCATTTGTTGAGAATTTATCAGTAAACAAAAGTGCTATTGCAGAAATAAATGATCAACCGGCAATCAATGAAACGGAGAGCAATAATGCGCAAAATACGTGCAATGATAAATATCTCATGTCTCAAGTAGACGTTTCTATGCCTCTCATGAACCAGGATTGCGATCTACAAGAAAAATACAGAAAGCATCTAATGGCCGCGATGAGTAATTTATCTGATGGGCCAAATTCTGCTGGACGGAATTTGTCAAAGGATTCTAGCATGAGAATGTCGATTACATCCGAATCTATCTTGAAAACTTATTCTGGCATCAACGTTGAGTCGTCAGACTCTCTAGACAGAAGACTGGAGCAACTACTTTTAGAGAGCGCTCAAAAACCTGCGGCTAATGAAGAAAAGATGGAAGTAAATACACAAGTAAAGAAAAAGGGTTCTAGAAAACGATGTTCAACGCCTCATAAGAAAACCACTATTCAAAATAAGAAGAAGATTAATCTAGAACCAGTTATTGTTGAAGAATCAAAAGCTCACTGTTCACGCGGTGGCAGGAGATCATGCCCGCCGTCTGTCAATATTGTTTACTGTGAAAAAAATGCACCAGACAACCTAGAAATCAATATACATGATCAAAGGATTGACGTCACTGCGGTTACCAAAAAGCCACGAATTAAAAAAGATATCATCAAAGTCAAAATAACAAAACCGAAAGCCAAGccgcaaaaaaagaaaaagtctCCTCAAAAGAAGCAGAATGTTAGCCGCAGTTCAAATACTGAAGGAGAGAACGAGTCTGGTGTGTTTTTGCACGGATTTGAAGACAGTAGCGAGCTCATACACAACCATTCAGAGACTTGCCTTCACATCCGAGACTGTATGGACCAAGACGGCTCCGACAGTGTAGAGTACATAGACACTACATCGAAATCTATAATTTCTTTGAGTTCGGGCTCTTTCGTTTCCGAGAATAAAGAGAATTTGGGTGGAAACTCAATGGAAAGTGGGAAAACATCACCTGAGCTGTATTGTGACAACGCTCAGTGTGCTACGAATCTGCGTGAGG CTAAAGCAACAGAGGTGCCACGCGCAGACAGCGGCAACACGATGTATTTCACCCCGTTCGCGAGCCGATGCAACAGCGCTCTCACCGAAGACCTGTCAGATCCGCCCGCCCCCAAGCCTCGCACTTCCAAATGGTATCTCCTCAGCGATGAAGAAAGTAACACCAACTATTTTGATGTGCAGGATGACAGGCCTGTCTATGGCGCTAATTTGCAACAGATATTCCCTATTACCTGTGCCGTCCCAGACTTATCCACCATTACGGAGATGTCGGAGAAAAGCCAAAAAGCAAGTTTGGACGCTGGGGAATTTAGGCGGGAGACAAAGtga